The Persephonella hydrogeniphila genome has a window encoding:
- the gspC gene encoding type II secretion system protein GspC, with protein sequence MEVLVDKIKVDKLFLVLLICVAGFSAAYTVNSYLSSYFFSLPDIKDIENSKKSEKLTKDYRGLYYLFPEKIRKKQIVSSVSADSLNRSDSTDLKLLGVVIAKNSKVAFLKSKSGVVPVKEGDSIDGYKVKHIRKRDVVLQSGTEEYIITLEPAEIKLSDTGRSVKSMMSEEIVKVDRRFIQEKTADIGNLLKDVLLVPEIKNGETIGFRFRYIKPKSVLYRLGLRSGDLIISVNDMPVRTAEEAFKIYNMLRNEEYVKVVIERRGKRKVLTYEIR encoded by the coding sequence ATGGAAGTATTAGTTGATAAGATTAAAGTAGATAAGCTTTTTTTAGTTCTATTAATATGCGTGGCAGGTTTTTCTGCTGCATATACAGTAAACAGTTATCTCTCCTCTTACTTTTTTTCTCTTCCTGATATAAAAGATATAGAGAACAGTAAGAAATCAGAAAAACTTACAAAGGATTACAGAGGACTTTATTACCTGTTTCCTGAAAAAATTAGAAAAAAACAGATCGTAAGTTCTGTGTCTGCCGATAGTCTGAATCGTTCAGACTCAACAGACTTAAAACTATTAGGTGTTGTAATCGCCAAAAACAGTAAAGTGGCTTTCTTAAAATCAAAAAGTGGTGTTGTACCTGTAAAGGAAGGTGATAGCATAGACGGTTACAAGGTTAAGCATATCAGAAAAAGGGATGTTGTCTTACAGTCAGGCACTGAAGAATACATCATTACACTGGAGCCAGCAGAGATAAAACTGTCAGATACAGGCAGGTCTGTGAAAAGTATGATGTCTGAAGAGATTGTAAAAGTTGATAGAAGATTTATACAGGAGAAAACAGCTGATATAGGGAATCTACTTAAGGATGTTCTTCTTGTTCCAGAAATAAAAAATGGAGAAACTATCGGTTTTAGATTTAGATATATAAAACCAAAAAGTGTTCTCTACAGATTAGGGCTCAGGTCTGGAGATCTGATTATAAGTGTTAATGATATGCCTGTAAGAACGGCAGAAGAGGCATTTAAGATTTATAATATGTTAAGGAATGAGGAGTATGTAAAGGTAGTAATAGAAAGAAGAGGAAAAAGGAAGGTTCTTACTTATGAGATCAGGTAA
- the gspD gene encoding type II secretion system secretin GspD, with protein MKLSEEFKKTGKVYFNFEKIDLKTLTYFISGLTGKNIVITTDIKGEASLIFSEPVSIKDAWNIYTAILKSRNYSLVNRGSFYEIVSVAYSRNITPPLKKTTEKSDELITYVYRVKYGDITYILNILRSLKSPRGMVISYNPASIVVITDTQSNVENLKNILSMIDTPSEGLKIKIYRLKYADSSELNMALSSLFSDLSKKGVVVKTFNIKTQNIVLVKAPESMIEKIDSVVKQLDLPVENPSYRRFWTIYLKNSKAENMADILNKLLANITLLSSEGKSKKKKTRVVPVYKSKEKPKVVADKVSNAVIVYANKTEYEAIRDLVQNLDREKKQVLVTALVAEVSEKALREIGVRWQIFGTQGGAGFKGGISKEGFYNLLGSSNFVAGVLSTSGTTVNIGGNDLFFPDLLFLFSLLERGTGFNIVSSPKILTMDNIEASINVSQVTPFAQSVKFDVNGNPIINYDYKEVGLILKVTPHISGKNVVMDIHQEVNEVIGFEKPQIGEISYVVPITSKRELNTTITVKNGKTIVLGGLVSKKTIKTMEGVPFFSSIPVLGNLFKYRSEDMNKTNLFVFITPFIIEKPEDLAKITEEHKKMSELLMKKDIKKKKENRIENKNSKDIFEEYREYFGG; from the coding sequence ATGAAACTGTCTGAGGAGTTTAAGAAAACAGGAAAGGTTTATTTTAATTTTGAGAAGATAGACCTTAAAACCCTTACCTATTTTATATCAGGGCTTACAGGAAAAAACATTGTTATCACAACAGATATAAAAGGAGAGGCATCTCTTATTTTTTCAGAGCCAGTTTCTATAAAAGATGCATGGAATATATATACGGCTATTTTAAAATCAAGGAATTACTCTCTTGTCAACAGAGGTTCTTTTTATGAGATTGTCTCTGTAGCATACTCAAGGAATATAACACCTCCTCTAAAAAAAACTACAGAAAAATCTGATGAGCTTATTACTTATGTGTACAGAGTGAAATACGGAGATATAACGTACATCCTGAATATACTTAGGAGTCTTAAATCTCCCAGAGGAATGGTTATATCTTATAATCCTGCGAGTATAGTTGTTATAACAGATACTCAATCAAATGTAGAAAACCTTAAGAATATACTCAGTATGATAGATACACCTTCTGAAGGATTAAAGATAAAAATCTACAGACTTAAGTATGCTGATTCATCAGAGCTTAATATGGCGCTTTCTTCCCTTTTCTCTGATCTCAGTAAAAAGGGTGTTGTAGTTAAAACATTTAATATAAAAACACAGAATATAGTCCTTGTGAAGGCGCCTGAAAGTATGATAGAAAAGATAGATTCTGTAGTTAAGCAGCTTGATTTACCTGTTGAAAATCCCTCCTACAGAAGATTCTGGACTATATATCTTAAAAATTCCAAAGCAGAAAATATGGCTGATATACTCAATAAACTGCTGGCAAATATAACACTTCTGAGTTCAGAAGGTAAATCTAAAAAGAAAAAAACTCGGGTAGTTCCTGTTTATAAAAGCAAAGAAAAACCAAAAGTTGTAGCAGATAAAGTATCCAATGCTGTTATTGTTTATGCAAACAAAACAGAGTATGAAGCAATAAGAGATCTTGTTCAGAATTTGGATAGAGAGAAAAAGCAGGTACTGGTTACAGCTCTTGTTGCTGAAGTATCAGAAAAGGCATTGAGAGAGATAGGTGTGAGATGGCAGATTTTTGGAACTCAAGGGGGAGCTGGATTCAAAGGAGGAATATCTAAAGAAGGTTTTTACAACCTTCTTGGTTCGTCAAACTTTGTTGCAGGTGTTCTGTCTACATCAGGAACTACAGTAAATATAGGAGGAAATGACCTATTTTTCCCCGATTTGCTGTTTCTTTTCTCCCTTTTAGAAAGGGGGACAGGTTTTAATATCGTTTCTTCTCCTAAAATTCTTACAATGGACAATATAGAAGCATCTATTAATGTTTCTCAGGTTACACCATTTGCACAGAGTGTAAAGTTTGATGTAAACGGTAATCCTATCATTAATTATGACTACAAAGAGGTTGGGTTGATACTTAAAGTGACCCCACATATTTCCGGAAAAAATGTTGTTATGGATATACATCAGGAAGTAAACGAAGTGATAGGATTTGAAAAACCGCAGATAGGGGAAATAAGCTATGTTGTTCCGATAACATCAAAAAGGGAGTTGAACACTACAATAACTGTAAAAAATGGAAAAACAATAGTTTTAGGAGGTCTTGTATCTAAAAAGACAATAAAAACTATGGAAGGTGTTCCGTTCTTTTCTTCTATACCTGTTTTAGGGAATCTCTTTAAGTATCGTTCCGAGGATATGAATAAAACAAATCTGTTTGTTTTCATTACTCCATTTATTATAGAAAAACCAGAAGATTTAGCTAAGATAACAGAAGAACATAAAAAAATGAGTGAGCTTTTAATGAAAAAAGATATTAAGAAGAAAAAAGAAAATAGGATTGAAAATAAAAACAGTAAAGATATTTTTGAGGAATACAGGGAGTATTTTGGGGGATAA
- a CDS encoding S8 family serine peptidase, with protein sequence MRCILVVFLLLFSFSFSGEFLVLSEKNGIPVIKKVRQSMLTGINEDYIYIEPIYTVRKTADPNDPFYRDSLLNPQWWWLTVNAPQSWDLIPSNTTVYVAVLDTGVDYTHPDLKDNLWVNQGEISGTDTDNNGIDDGCENNSDDDNNGYIDDCYGINAICYNYDGNGDIVYNPNNAGCNRPDAFDEDGHGTHVSGIIGAVTDNGIGVPGILWNRVKIVPCKFLDGNGNGTTEGEFICLDYIRSLISSGLDIIAINASYGGYYYSNIEKTKIAQLSNTVFVSAAGNNGDNVDVIDFSPCVYDLPNQICVGASDKNNRRAEFTTYLSSNYGFKNVKIFAPGLDIQSTYLGSGFAYASGTSQATPFVTGAVGLLYIYDSGMTVSQIKERIIYSGSNYPENLSGESFSCNVLNLYSMLVPDNNQKICLDRLSYNFGQVNVGEKSSVSFTVRSAGLQPLSIISVNSFLPQFTVSENCTGNTINSGNTCSIDVSFIPDKAGDFTGGIIINYGNNNSVEIAVQGEGVLVNNPVPSSSDSSGGGGCSTGSVSGFQIYLIVIAVFIIRYMIGRYGSIS encoded by the coding sequence ATGAGATGTATTCTGGTAGTTTTTTTACTGCTGTTTTCTTTCAGTTTTTCCGGAGAATTTCTTGTCCTGTCGGAAAAAAACGGCATCCCGGTTATCAAAAAAGTAAGACAGAGCATGCTTACAGGCATAAATGAAGATTATATTTATATAGAACCGATTTATACAGTAAGGAAAACAGCAGATCCAAACGATCCATTTTACCGTGATAGTCTTCTAAACCCTCAGTGGTGGTGGCTCACTGTAAATGCACCTCAAAGCTGGGATCTTATTCCATCTAATACAACTGTTTATGTAGCAGTCCTGGATACTGGGGTAGACTATACACATCCAGATCTAAAGGATAATCTGTGGGTGAATCAGGGGGAGATATCAGGTACAGATACTGATAACAACGGTATAGATGATGGATGTGAAAACAACAGTGATGATGATAATAACGGCTATATAGACGATTGTTACGGTATAAATGCTATCTGTTATAACTACGATGGAAACGGTGATATTGTTTATAATCCTAATAATGCCGGCTGTAACAGACCGGATGCTTTTGATGAAGACGGACACGGAACACATGTTTCAGGGATAATAGGAGCTGTAACAGATAACGGGATAGGTGTACCGGGAATTCTGTGGAACAGAGTAAAAATAGTGCCGTGTAAATTCCTTGATGGAAACGGAAATGGTACGACCGAAGGAGAGTTTATATGTCTTGATTATATAAGAAGTCTGATAAGCAGTGGTCTTGATATAATTGCGATAAACGCCAGTTATGGAGGCTATTACTACTCTAATATTGAAAAAACAAAGATAGCTCAACTGTCAAACACTGTATTTGTATCTGCTGCAGGAAATAACGGGGATAATGTTGATGTTATTGATTTTAGCCCTTGTGTGTATGACCTTCCAAACCAGATATGTGTTGGAGCTTCAGATAAAAACAACAGAAGGGCAGAATTTACAACCTACCTATCGTCAAATTACGGTTTTAAGAATGTAAAGATATTTGCCCCTGGCTTAGATATACAGAGTACCTATCTTGGAAGTGGTTTTGCTTATGCTTCAGGAACTTCGCAGGCAACTCCTTTTGTTACAGGAGCTGTAGGTCTTTTATATATTTATGATTCAGGTATGACAGTTTCACAGATCAAAGAGAGGATTATCTATTCAGGAAGTAATTATCCAGAGAACCTTTCAGGTGAATCCTTTTCCTGTAATGTTCTTAATCTTTATAGTATGCTTGTTCCTGACAACAACCAGAAAATATGTCTTGATAGACTGTCTTATAATTTTGGTCAGGTTAATGTAGGAGAAAAATCCTCTGTTTCTTTTACTGTTAGAAGTGCAGGATTACAGCCTCTTTCTATTATTTCCGTTAACTCTTTTCTTCCCCAGTTTACTGTTTCAGAAAACTGTACAGGAAATACTATAAATTCAGGGAATACGTGCAGTATAGATGTGAGTTTTATTCCCGATAAAGCTGGAGATTTTACAGGTGGTATAATCATAAACTACGGGAATAACAACAGCGTTGAGATAGCTGTTCAGGGTGAGGGTGTTTTGGTAAATAATCCGGTTCCATCTTCTTCTGATAGCTCTGGAGGTGGAGGATGCAGTACAGGCTCTGTTTCAGGTTTTCAGATATATCTTATAGTTATTGCTGTTTTTATAATACGATATATGATAGGTAGATATGGAAGTATTAGTTGA